One genomic segment of Actinoplanes ianthinogenes includes these proteins:
- the tuf gene encoding elongation factor Tu, with translation MAKAKFERTKPHVNIGTIGHIDHGKTTLTAAITKVLHDEFPDLNPYTPFDEIDKAPEEKARGITISIAHVEYQTAARHYAHVDCPGHADYIKNMITGAAQMDGAILVVAATDGPMPQTKEHVLLARQVGVPYIVVALNKSDMVEDEELLELVELEVRELLSTYEFPGDDLPVVRVSALKALEGDPEWTGKLLELMNAVDTAIPQPERETEKPFLMPIEDVFTITGRGTVVTGRAERGILKPNEEVEIVGIREKSTKTVCTGIEMFRKLLDEARAGENVGLLLRGIKREDVERGMVVVKPGTTTPHTEFEGQVYILSKEEGGRHTPFFQNYRPQFYFRTTDVTGVVTLPEGTEMVMPGDSTSMAVKLIQPIAMEQGLKFAIREGGRTVGAGTVTKIIK, from the coding sequence GTGGCGAAGGCGAAGTTCGAGCGGACTAAGCCGCACGTCAACATCGGCACCATTGGTCACATCGACCACGGTAAGACGACGCTGACTGCGGCCATCACGAAGGTCCTGCACGACGAGTTCCCGGACCTGAACCCGTACACCCCGTTCGACGAGATCGACAAGGCGCCGGAGGAGAAGGCCCGCGGCATCACGATCTCGATCGCGCACGTCGAGTACCAGACCGCGGCGCGCCACTACGCGCACGTGGACTGCCCCGGCCACGCCGACTACATCAAGAACATGATCACCGGTGCCGCGCAGATGGACGGCGCGATCCTGGTGGTTGCCGCGACCGACGGCCCGATGCCGCAGACCAAGGAGCACGTGCTCCTGGCCCGCCAGGTCGGCGTTCCGTACATCGTCGTCGCCCTGAACAAGAGCGACATGGTCGAGGACGAGGAGCTCCTGGAGCTCGTCGAGCTCGAGGTCCGCGAGCTGCTGAGCACCTACGAGTTCCCGGGCGACGACCTGCCGGTCGTGCGCGTGTCGGCGCTCAAGGCGCTCGAGGGCGACCCGGAGTGGACCGGCAAGCTCCTGGAGCTGATGAACGCGGTCGACACCGCGATCCCGCAGCCCGAGCGTGAGACCGAGAAGCCGTTCCTCATGCCGATCGAGGACGTCTTCACGATCACCGGTCGTGGCACCGTGGTGACCGGTCGCGCCGAGCGCGGCATCCTCAAGCCGAACGAGGAGGTCGAGATCGTCGGTATCCGCGAGAAGTCGACCAAGACCGTTTGCACCGGCATCGAGATGTTCCGCAAGCTGCTCGACGAGGCCCGCGCGGGTGAGAACGTCGGTCTGCTGCTCCGCGGCATCAAGCGCGAGGACGTCGAGCGCGGCATGGTCGTCGTGAAGCCGGGCACCACGACTCCGCACACGGAGTTCGAGGGCCAGGTCTACATCCTCTCCAAGGAGGAGGGTGGCCGGCACACCCCGTTCTTCCAGAACTACCGGCCGCAGTTCTACTTCCGCACCACGGACGTCACCGGCGTCGTCACGCTGCCCGAGGGCACCGAGATGGTCATGCCGGGCGACTCCACCTCGATGGCCGTGAAGCTGATCCAGCCGATCGCCATGGAGCAGGGCCTGAAGTTCGCGATCCGTGAGGGTGGCCGCACCGTCGGCGCCGGCACGGTCACGAAGATCATCAAGTGA
- the rpsJ gene encoding 30S ribosomal protein S10: MAGQKIRIRLKAYDHEVVDSSARKIVETVTRTGAQVAGPVPLPTEINRFCVIRSPHKYKDSREHFEMRTHKRLIDIIDPTPKTVDSLMRLDLPAGVDIEIKL; this comes from the coding sequence ATGGCGGGACAGAAGATCCGCATCCGGCTCAAGGCCTATGACCACGAGGTCGTCGACTCCTCGGCGCGGAAGATCGTCGAGACGGTGACGCGTACCGGGGCGCAGGTCGCGGGCCCGGTGCCGCTGCCCACGGAGATCAACCGTTTCTGCGTGATCCGTTCGCCGCACAAGTACAAGGACTCGCGCGAGCACTTCGAGATGCGCACGCACAAGCGTCTGATCGACATCATCGACCCGACCCCGAAGACGGTCGACTCGCTCATGCGCCTCGACCTGCCGGCTGGCGTCGACATCGAGATCAAGCTGTAG